ACCACCAGGATGATGAAGGGCGTCGAGCGCGCCGCGTTCACGATCAGCCCCAGCACGGTGTTCAGCCAGGGCGCCGAGAGCAGCTCGCCCCGGCGCGAGGTGGCCAGGAACACGCCCAGCGGCCCGCCGATCAGCGTGCCGAGCAGCGTCGACATGGCGACCATGTAGAGGGTTTGCAGCGTGGCTTCCCACAGGATCGGGATCAGGTTAGCCGACATAGCCCAGCACCTCGGTCAGAAGCCCGTGTTCCTCGAGGAAAGCCTGCGATTCGGCCAGCCGCGCCGCGGGCAGGCCGACGATCAGGCTGCCGAAGGGGCGGGCGCCGATTTCCTCGATGGCGCCGGCCAGGATGTTGACGCCGACGCCGCGTTCGGCGGTCAGCCGCGCCAGCATCGGGTCGGTGGCATGGGCGCCGATGAAGGTGATCTGCACCACCGCCTGCGCCTCGGGGCCCTGCGGCGCCTCCTGCATCTGGCCGGCGACGAATTGCGGCACCGCGACGCCGGTCACCCCGGTCAGGAACGAGCGCGTGGTGGCATGGGCGGGTTTCGAGAACACGTCGTAGGTCTCGCCCGACTCGACGATGCGGCCGGCCTCGATCACCGCGACATGGCTGCAGATGTCGCGCACCACCGCCATTTCATGGGTGATGAGCAGGATGGTCAGGCCGAGGTCGCGGTTGATCGCCTGCAAGAGTTCCAGCACTTGCCGCGTGGTGTCGGGGTCCAGGGCCGAGGTCGCCTCGTCCGACAGAAGCACGCGCGGGCCGGTGGCGAGTGCCCGGGCGATGCCGACGCGCTGCTTCTGCCCGCCCGAGAGCTCGGCCGGATAGCGCCTGGCCTGGGCGGTCAGGCCGACGCGCTCGGTCAACTCGGCGGCGCGCGGGGCGATCTTTGCGGCATCGACCCCGGCGATCTCCAGCGGCAGGGCGATGTTTTCCGCTACGGTGCGGCTGGCGAGCAGGTTGAAATGCTGGAAGATCATCCCGACTTCGCGCCGGACGCGACGCAGCGCGGTGCCGGTGGCGGCGCCGACGTCGTGGTCGTTGACGATGACCTTGCCCGAGCTGGGGCGTTCCAGCCCGTTCACCATGCGCAAGAGCGTGGACTTGCCGGCGCCCGAGCGGCCGATGATGCCGGTGATCGCGCCCTGCGGCACGTCCAGCCAGATGTCGTGCAGCGCCACCACGTCGCTGCCGCCCTTTTGCGGATAGCGGCGCGTCACGCCCTGGAATGAGATTGCCGGCTCTGCCATCTGCCCTTGTGCCTTGAATGTCAGCCGCAGACCTATGCCCGGCGGGCCGGGCTTGGCAAGGGGCAGGGCGGTCGCAAAAGGGCAATGCCATTCCAAACCCGGCCCGGGTGGTGGGAATGGCGTTCTTTTCCGGGGAAATTACGCTGCGGAAAGCGCGGCGATGATCGGGCCGAAGTCGCTGGCCTTGAGGCTGGCGCCGCCGACCAGCGCGCCGTTCACATGCGGGATGGCAAAGATTTCCACCGCATTGCCCGGCTTGACCGAGCCGCCATAGAGCAGGGCGAAGTCGGCGCCGTCGGCGAAGCGCGCGGCCAGGCGGTCGCGCATCAGGGCGTGGACCTCGGCGATCTGGTCGTTCGTGGGCGTGCGGCCGGTGCCGATGGCCCAGACCGGCTCATAGGCGATCACCGTATTCGCCGCCGTGGCGCAGTCGGGCACCGAGCCGGCCAACTGGGCCGAGATCACGTCCAGCGTCTGGCCCGCGTCGCGCTGCGCCTCGGTCTCGCCGACGCAGATCACCGCGACCAGGCCCGCCTCATGCGCGGCGACGGCTTTGGCGGCGACCTGGGCGTCGGTCTCGGCATGGTCGGTGCGGCGCTCGGAATGGCCGAGGATGACATGGCTCGCGCCCACGTCCTTCAGCTGCCGGGCGGCGATGTCGCCGGTATGGGCGCCCGAGGGCTTCGCGTGGCAGTCCTGGCCACCGGTGGCGATGCCCTTGGCAGCCACGGCCTGGATCAGCACCGCGGGCGGGCAGATCAGCACGTCGCAGCCCGCCGGTTGCGCCAGGATGGCGTCGATCTCGGCCAGCGCGGCCAGGGTTCCGTTCATCTTCCAATTGCCGGCGGCGAGTTTGCGCGGGGCCATCAGCCTCTCCCTTGTTGTGCTGTCAGGGGATTAGGCCGGCTGCCGGGACGGATCAAGGATGGGTGCGCTAACGCCCGGCAAGCTAGAGCTTTGGCGCGGCGCCCGCGGTATTGCCCGCGATGGCGAAGCTGACCGATTCGCCGCAGCCGCAGGCGTCGGTGACGTTCGGATTGCGGAACTTGAAGCCGGATTCCAGCATGCCGGATTCATAGTCGATCTCGGTCCCGAACAGATACATCTGCGCGGTGGGGGCGATCAGCACCCGCGCCGCGCCCTGTTCGACCACCTCGTCGCCGGGCGAGGCGGTCTCGGCCAGTTCCATGGTGTATTCCATGCCGGCGCAGCCGCCCTTCTTCAGGCCGATGCGCAGCCCGCTGGCGGATTTCGCGGCCATCAGCCGGGCGATCTGGCGCTCGGCCGCTTGGGTGATGGTGACGGGGCTTTTGCCGGGAATGGAAAACATCGAGGACTTCCTTGTTCGCTGCCCTTTATCTAGGGGCGTCGTGGCTGCCGCTCAAGGGGTGCTTGACTCTGGTCGCGGGGCGGCTATAAGCGCCGCTTCATTGGTGTTGGTGGACCCCGCAAGGGGAACCCTGTCGGGCTTTATGCCAAAGGACAACGCCCTTCGACAATGTGAAAGAAGGAGATCAGCGATGACCAAACGCACCGCTGCCAAGTACAAGATCGACCGCCGCATGGGCGAAAACATCTGGGGCCGCGCCAAGTCGCCGCTGAACCGCCGCGAATACGGCCCCGGCCAGCACGGCCAGCGCCGCAAGGGCAAGCTGTCGGACTTCGGCACCCAGCTGCGCGCCAAGCAGAAGCTGAAAGGCTATTACGGCGACCTGACCGAGAAGCAGTTCCGCCGCATCTATGCGGAAGCCGAGCGCGTCAAGGGCGACACCGGCGAGAACCTGATCGGCCTGCTGGAGCGCCGCCTGGACGCCGTCGTCTATCGCGCCAAGTTCGTGCCGACCATCTTCGCCGCCCGCCAGTTCGTGAACCACGGCCACGTGGAAGTGAACGGCAAGCGCGTGAACATCGCCTCGTATCGCGTCAAGGAAGGCGACGTGATCTCGATCCGCGAGCGGTCGCGCCAACTGGCTATCGTGCTGGAAGCCGTCGCCCTGACCGAGCGTGACGTGCCGGACTATCTGGAAGTGGACCACAACAAGATGACCGCGAGCTTCGTGCGTCAGCCGGCCCTAGGCGACGTGCCCTATGCCGTGCAGATGGAGCCGAACCTGGTCGTCGAATTCTACGCCAAGAACTGATCCTTTCGGGTCAGACGGGTTGCAGGGCCGTCCCTTCGGGGGCGGCCTTTTCCTTTTGCGGCGCGGTCGCGTGGGTATTTGTGAAACAGTGAAGGCGAGGGCCGTGCCCCCGGGGCCACAACCGGGGCTGGTAACGATCCTGTGGATTGCGGCCCCGGCCCGGGGTCTGGAATGAGGGGCTGCGCGGACAGATCTTGGAGGATGCGATGCGGCTTTTGGCGGTTTTGATGGCGGTGCTGCTGGCGCTGCCGGCGGCGGCGCAGGAGAAGCCTGCGGCCGAGGAGAAGCTCTGGACCTGCGAGACCTCGATCGCGGGCGAGAAGACCGCGATCAACTATGTCCGCGACGCCGAATTCCGCGAGAATGTCGGGCGGCTCGAGAAGAACTTCTCGGGCTGGGGGCGGATCTCCTGCCCGGGCTATGTCACCCTGCGCGAGATCCTGCGTCGCAACCAGATGGGCGACGACGGCAGCTATTGCCTGCTGTGGGACAAGGCCGGGGACACCTACATCGGGGCGCAGAAGGGCGCGCGCAAGGGCAATGCGCTGTGCCGCAAGACCTTCTGCGAGCGGGTGAATTCGACCCGGCAGGCCACCTTCCGCAATGCCAATGCGCTGGCCGTCGCCGGTTATGACGCGGTGACGCAGCGGCCGGGGGCGACGATCCTGGCCGCGACCTCGGGCTCGATGGTCGGCACGCTGGAGGCGGCGGGGGCGGCGGCGATGGGCGTCGCGGCCTCGCCGGTGGCGGTGGGGTCGATGGTGATCGGCTCGGCCGCGGTGGGCGGCACCATGTGGTATTGCGCCGAGGAATAGGCTTCGCGCGCAGCGGGGGTTCGGGGGGCCGTGCGCGCAGGCGTGCGGCCTTTTGCTTTTTCGGGGCTTGCGCCGGGTTTCGCAGGAATTTAGTTATGTAATAACGTAACCGAATGGAGCAGGACGATGCGAGCAATCGGATTGGGTGCGGCGGCCTTGGCGCTGCTGCTGGCGGCGGGGCCGGGCATGGCCGAGCAGGGCAAGGGGCACAGCCACCAGCATGGCCACAGCCATGGCGACCCGCAGCAGGCCCAGATCGCCAAAGGCTATTTCGAGGATGCACAGGTTGCCGACCGGCCGTTGTCGAACTGGGACGGCGACTGGCAGTCGGTCTATCCGCTGCTTCTGGATGGCACGCTCGACCCGGTGATGGCGCACAAGGCCAAGCATGGCGACAAGACCGCCGCCGAATACAAGGCCTATTACGATACCGGCTATCGCAGCGATGTCGAGCGGATCGAGATCCATGGCGACACCGTCAGCTTCCATGCCGGCGACAAGGTCCTGACGGGGCGCTATGCCTCGGACGGGCACGAGATCCTGACCTATGCCAAGGGCAACCGGGGTGTGCGCTTCATCTTCAGGAAGGTTTCTGGCGATGCGGGCGCGCCGGGTTATTTCCAGTTCAGCGACCACAAGATCGCGCCGGCCAAGGCCGATCACTTTCACCTTTACATGGGCGACGACCGGGCGAAGCTGCTCGACGAGGTGACGAACTGGCCGACCTATTACCCGGCCGCGCTGACGCCCGCGCAGGTCGCCCGGGACATGCAGGCGCATTGAAGGAAAAGACCCCGGTTTTCCGGGGCCTTTCGCGGCTCAGGCCTTCGCCAGGTTGCGCAGCACGTAATGCAGCACGCCGCCGTTTTCGAGATATTCGATCTCGACCTCGGTATCGACGCGCGCTTTCAGCTGGATCACCTTCACGGTGCCGTCGGCATAGCGGATCGTGGCCGGGACCAGCGACAGCGGCTTGAAGTCGCCTTCCAGACCGTCGATCGAGATCACCTCGTCGCCGGTCAGGCCCAGGGTCTTGCGGTTGTCGCCGCCGGTGAACTCGAAGGGGATCACGCCCATGCCGACCAGGTTCGAGCGGTGGATGCGCTCGAAGCTCTCGGCGATGACCGCCTTGACGCCCAAAAGGTTGGTGCCCTTGGCTGCCCAGTCGCGGCTGGAGCCCGCGCCATATTCGATGCCGCCGATCACCACCAGCGGGATGCCCGCGTCCTTGTAGGCCATGGCGGCGTCGTAGATCGAGGTCTGCTGGCCGTCCGGTCCCTTGGAATAGCCGCCCTCGACGCCCTCCAGCATCTCGTTGCGGATGCGGATATTGGCGAAGGTGCCGCGCATCATGACCTCGTGGTTGCCGCGGCGCGAGCCGTAGCTGTTGAAGTCGCGCGGGGCCACCTGGTGCTCGGTCAGGTATTTCCCGGCCGGGGTGGTCGGCTTGAAGGATCCGGCCGGCGAGATGTGGTCGGTGGTGATCATGTCGCCCAGAAGCGCCAGGATGCGGGCGCCGTCGATATTGTGGATCCTGCCCTTCTGCGGGCCCATGCCCTGGAAATAGGGCGGGTTGCGGATATAGGTCGAGCTCGGCGGCCAGTCATAGGTCTCGCTGTCCGTCACCTCGACCGCCTGCCAGCGCGCATCGCCCTTGAACACGTCGGCGTATTTCTGCTGGAACATCTCGCGGGTGACGATGCTGTCGACCAGCTCGGCGACCTCTTTCGATGTCGGCCAGATGTCCTTGAGGAACACCGGCTGGCCTTCGGGCGTATGGGCCAGCGGCTGGGTGGTCAGGTCGATGTTCATGTCGCCGGCGATGGCATAGGCCACCACGAGCGGCGGCGAGGCCAGGTAGTTCGCCCGCACGTCGGGCGAGATCCGGCCCTCGAAGTTGCGGTTGCCGGACAGGACCGAGACCGCGACCAGGTCGTTTTCGTTGATCGATTTCGAGATCTCCGGCGCCAGCGGGCCGGAGTTGCCGATGCAGGTGGTGCAGCCGAAGCCGACCAGGTTGAAGCCCAGCGCGTCGAGATCGTCCTGAAGGTCCGCCGCCTTCAGGTATTCCTCGACCACCTGGCTGCCGGGCGCCAGCGAGGTCTTGACCCAGGGCTTGCTGGTCAGGCCAAGCGCGCGCGCCTTGCGGGCGACGAGGCCCGCCGCCATCAGCACATAGGGGTTCGAGGTATTGGTGCAGGAGGTGATCGCCGCGATCACCACCGAGCCGTCGCGCAGGGTATAGCCCTGGCCCTCGACCGTGCCGGTGTTCAGGTGGCCGTGGTGGCCGCCCGGAATCTCGGACGGTTTGGGATCGGGGGCGCCGCCTTCGCGGGTCATCAGCTCTTTCTCGGCCTTGGGGGCCGAGGGTGCCGGGCGCATGCCCAGGATATAGTCGCGGAACGCCTTGGCCGAATCGGTCAGCGCGACATGGTCCTGCGGCCGCTTCGGGCCCGAGATGGCGGGGACGACGTCGGCCTGGTCCAGTTCCAGCGTCGAGCTGTAGACCGGCGCGTAATCCGGCGTCCGCCAGAAGCCGTTCTCCTTGGCATAGGCCTCGACCAGGGCGATGCGCGATTCGTCGCGCCCGGTCTGGCGCAGATAGCGCAGGGTCTCGTTGTCGATCGGGAAGAAGCCGCAGGTCGCGCCGTATTCGGGGGCCATGTTGGCGATGGTGGCGCGGTCGGGCAGCGGCATGTGGTCGAGGCCGTCGCCGTAGAATTCCACGAACTTGCCGACGACGCCGTGCTTGCGCAGCATCTGCACCACCTTCAGCACCAGGTCGGTGGCGGTCACGCCCTCGCGCAGCGCGCCGGTGATCTTGAAGCCGACGACCTCGGGGATCAGCATGGAAATCGGCTGGCCCAGCATGGCCGCCTCGGCCTCGATGCCGCCGACGCCCCAGCCCAGCACGGCAAGGCCGTTGACCATGGTGGTGTGGCTGTCGGTGCCGACCAGCGTGTCGGGATAGGCCACAAGGGTGCCGTCCTGGTCGGTGTCGGTCCAGACCGTCTGCGCCAGGTATTCCAGGTTCACCTGGTGGCAGATGCCGGTGCCGGGCGGCACCACGCGGAAATTGTTGAAGGCGTTCTGCCCCCATTTCAGGAAGGTATAGCGCTCCATGTTGCGCTGATATTCCAGGTCGACGTTCATCTGGAAGGCGCGCGGCGTGCCGAATTCGTCGACCATGACCGAATGGTCGATGACCAGGTCGACCGGGTTCAGCGGGTTGATCCGCTGCGGGTTGCCGCCCAGTGCCTTGATGCCGTCGCGCATCGCGGCCAGGTCGACCACGGCCGGCACGCCGGTAAAGTCCTGCATCAGCACCCGGGCCGGGCGATAGGCGATCTCGCGCGGGTTCTGGCCGCCCTTTTCCGCCCATTCGGCGAAGGCCCTGATGTCATCGACGCTGACCGTGCGGCCGCCGTCCTCGAAGCGCAGCAGGTTCTCCAGCACCACCTTCAGCGAGGCGGGCAGGCGCGAAAAGTCGCCCAGGCCGGCCTCGGTCGCGGCGGCGATGGAGTAATAGGCGACACTCGAGCCGCCGACCTGAAGCTGGCGGCGCGTCCTGGCGGTGTCGGTTCCTGTTTCGATGGGCATGACCCGGCTCCCTATTTTCTGAAAAAGGTGGCTAGATGGCGGTGCTTACTGACCATGTGCGCCTTTTCCCGGAGCGGTTCAAGAGGGGCAGGGCAGAATTGTATGCGACAGTATACCAATATGCCGGCCAAAGCGCCGGGGTTGTGGGATTTGCAACACGGTCACAGTGCCGGAACGGGGCGCTAACAAAGCATTGATTTGTCGTCCGTGCCCCGGCCGGGTTAGCTGACCCGCATCGGAAGGGCCGGGAATGCACAGGACAATGCCGAAGACTCGCGACAGCAGGACAGGACCGGAGTCCGGGAAACCCCGCGCCCGGATGCGGGGCCTGGCGGGCGGGACGCGGATCCTGGCGCTGATGCTGGCGCTGGCGGCCGGGGTGCCGGCGCTGGCGCAGGATGGCGGCGGCATGGGCGGGGACATGGGCGGCGGCATGGGGATGGGCGCGGACCATGTCGGCGTCTCGACCCTGTCGGACCCGCCTTCGGAGCCGATGGGCACGGCGCCCGCCGCGCCGATGGACGCTCCGACCGATGCCGGTCCCGCGGGCGATTCCGGTCCCGAGACCGTCCCCGCCGAGCCCGAGGATGACGGCGTCATCGGCCTGATCCCGGCGCCCGAGGGCGAGCCGGGTCTGCCCGCCGACCTGCTGCCGCCGGTGCATCCCGTGGACCTGGCCGGTCCCGGCGTCGCCGCCTTCGCCGAGGTGCAGGCCCGCCGCATGCTGGGCCCGATCGACCATCCGCCGGTGGTGGTCGAGCTTTTCACCTCGCAGGGCTGCTCGTCCTGCCCGCCGGCGGACGAGATGCTGGGCGACCTCGCCGACCGCGACGACGTGCTGGCGCTGTCCTGGCATGTCGATTACTGGGACTATCTCGGCTGGGCCGATGAATTCGCCCGGCCCGAATTCACCCGCCGCCAGCAGGCCTATGCGCATCAGTCGGGCGAGCGGGCGATCTATACCCCGCAGATGATCGTCGGCGGCAGCGACACGCTGATCGCGCTGCGCCCGGCCGAGCTGATGGGGCTGGTGCAGGGCCAGATGGCGCGCCCGCCCATGGTCATGGTCTCGTCGAGCCAGCAGGCGGAGGGCTATCGCATCGAGCTGACGCCGCGCGGCGCGATCCGCGACCGGGTGGCGATCATCCTGGTACGCTATGCCCCGGCCCGCAAGGTCACGATCAAGGCCGGCGAGAACCGCGGCGTGGCGCTGAACTATCGCAACGTGGTCCTCGCGGCCGAGCGCGTCGCCGAATGGGACGGCCGCGCGCCGCTGCGCATGACCGTGAAGCCCGATCCGCAAAGCGGCGACGCCTTCCCGACCGATACCCGCCATGCCATCCTGGCGCAGGAGCTGGGCGAGGGCGACCCGCTGGCCGCCAGCGGCCCGATCCTGGCCGCGATCCGGCTGGACTGAACCCGCCATCCGGGGCACAAGCGCGCATCCCGCCGATGAAAGGAACCTCTGCCCGTGTCCGATGCCCGCAAGTCCGACGCCCGCAAGATCAACCCCTGGCTCAAGGCCGCGCTGGAATTCGGGCCGCTGATCCTGTTCTTCCTGGTCTTCTCGCGCTTCCGCGACCATGTGGTCAGCTTCGGCGGGCGGGACTATTCCGGCTTCATCCTGGCGACGCTGGTCTTCATCCCGGTTCTGGTCGCCTCGACCCTGGCGCTGTGGCGGCTGACGGGCAAGCTGGCGCCGATGCAGCTGGCCACGCTGGTGCTGGTCGTGGTGTTCGGCGGGCTGTCGGTCTGGCTCAACGACCCGAAATTCTTCAAGATGAAACCGACGCTGATCTACCTGCTTTTCGCGGGTCTGCTGGGCATCAGCCTGGCGTTGGGCCGCAACTGGCTGCAGCTGGTCATGTCCGAGGCGCTGCCGATGCGCGCCGAGGGCTGGCGCATCCTGACCATCCGCATGGTGGCGCTGTTCCTGGGCCTGGCGCTGGCCAATGAACTGGTCTGGCGGCTGATGTCGGAGACCGCCTGGGTCAACTTCAAGACCTTCGGCCTGCCGGCGATCATGGTGGCCTTCTTCGTGTTGAACGCCCGGCTTTTCGAACGCTACGCCCTGCCCAGGGATCAGTGACGCCTTGATCGGCCGGCGGCGGGGGCGTATCGGGGATTCAGCCCCAAGGAGTCCGCGCATGTCTGACAAGCCCCTGCACCCCCGCACCCGCGCCATCCACCACGGCATCCGCCGCAGCCAATATGGCGAGATGGCCGAGGCGCTGTTCATGACCCAGGGCTTTGCCTATGACAGCGCCGAGCAGGCCGAGGCGCGCTTCATCAAGGCCGGCCCGGACGAATTCATCTATGCCCGCTACGGCAACCCGACCTCGCGCATGTTCGAGGACCGGATCGCCAGCCTGGAAGGCACCGAGGACGCCTTTGCCACCGCCTCGGGCATGGCGGCGGTGAATGGCGCGCTGATGTGCTTCGCCAAACCCGGCGACCATATCGTGTCCTCCCGGGCGCTGTTCGGCTCGTGTCTTTATGTGCTCGACGTGCTGGCCCGCTTCGGCGTCGAGGTGAGCTATGTCGACGGCACCGACCTTGACCAGTGGCGCGCGGCGATCCGGCCCGACACGCGGGCGGTGTTCTTCGAATCGGTCTCGAACCCGACGCTGGAGGTGGTCGACATCGCGGGCGTGGCGGCGCTGGCCCGGGCCGTGGGCGCGCTGGTCGTGGTCGACAACGTCTTCGCCACCCCGGTCTACAGCCGCGCGGTCGAGCAGGGCGCCGACGTGGTGGTCTATTCCACGACCAAGCACATCGACGGCTCGGGGCGCTGCCTGGGCGGCGTGATCTGCGGCACCCGGCAATTCGTGCGCGAGGTGGCCGAGCCCTATCTGAAGCACACCGGCGCCGCGATCAGCCCCTTCAACGCCTGGCTGATGCTGAACGGGCTGAACACGCTGGACCTGCGGGTCCGGGCGCAGACCGACAGCGCCCTGGCGCTGGCCCGGGCGCTGCAGGACATGGCCGGCGTGAGCCGGGTGGTCTATCCGGGCCTGCCCGACCATCCGCAATACGATCTGGTGCAGCGCCAGATGGGGGCGGGCGGCACGATGATCGCCGTCGACGTCGGCAGCAAGGCCGCCGCCTTCGCCGCCATGGACCGGATGCGGGTCTTCGAGATCTCGAACAACCTTGGCGATGCCAAGTCGATCGTCACCCATCCCGCGACCACGACGCATTCGCGCCTGACCCCCGAGGTGCGCGAGGGCCTGGGCATCACCCCGGGCCTGCTGCGGCTGTCGGTCGGGCTGGAACATGCCGACGATCTGATCGACGATCTGCGTCAGGCGCTGGCCTGAGCGCGCCGGCATCCGCATTAAGTCGGACGCCCCTTTTGTTTTGGCTGTATAATGCCCACATTGCAGCCGGACCTGCCCCAGGGAGACGACGATGACCGAGGCCCGCCCCGTCGCCACCGAACGCGCCTATCCGGCGCTGTCGCGCGAATACCCCAGTGATTTCCGCGTTGACGACGCCTATAAGGCCAGCCTGCCGGACCTGCAGAACGGTCCGGCCAGCCTGATCGTGGGCGCCCGCGCGCCGATCCAGCATGTCGGCATCTCGAACTTCCGCCTGCCGATCCGCTATGAGACCCGCCCCGATTCGACGCATCTGGGCGGCGACATCAAGCTGGAAACCAGCGTCACCGGCACCGTCAGCCTGGAGGCCGACCGCAAGGGCATCAACATGAGCCGCATCATGCGCTCGTTCTATGCCCATGCAGAAAAGCAGTTCTCGATGCGGGTGCTGCAAGCGGCGCTGGACGACTACAAGTCCGACCTCGACAGTTTCGACGCCCGCATCCAGATGCGGCTTTCCTATCCGATCCGGGTCGAATCGCTGCGTTCGGGCCTGTCGGGCTGGCAATATTACGACGTGGCGCTGGAGCTGGTCGAGCGCGCCGGCCACCGGCTGCGGATCATGCATTTCGACTATGTCTATTCCTCGACCTGCCCCTGCTCGCTGGAGCTCAGCGAACACGCCCGCCAGATGCGCGGCCAGCTGGCGACGCCGCATTCGCAACGCTCGGTGGCGCGCATCTCGGCGGTGATGCATGGCGATACGCTGTGGTTCGAGGACATGGTCGACCTCTGCCGCCGCGCCGTCGCCACGGAAACCCAGGTCATGGTCAAGCGCGAAGACGAGCAGGCCTTTGCCGAGCTGAACGCGGCGAATCCGATCTTCGTCGAGGATGCCGTGCGCGCCTTTGCTGGCGAGCTGATGGCCGAGCCGCGCATCGGCGATTTCCGCGTTGTCGCCAGCCACCAGGAATCGCTGCATTCGCATGACGCGGTCTCGGTGCTGACCCAGGGCGAGACTTTCGCGCAGGTCAGCCTGGATCCCTCGATCTTTGCCGGGCTGCGGGCGTGAACAAGCCGTGAACACGGGCTTCCCTCGGCCGCCCGTCGCCGCTATGCTGCCGGCATGAGCGATTTCGACGATTCCGACGCCTTCGAGGCCGCCGCTGCCCCGGTGCCGCAAAAGGGACCGCTGTCGCAGCGCGCCATGTCGGCGCGGCCGGCGCCCTATCTGGAGGGGTTGAACCCGGCGCAGCGCGCGGCGGTCGAGGCGCTGGACGGCCCGGTCCTGCTTCTGGCCGGGGCAGGGACCGGCAAGACCCGGGCGCTGACCACCCGCATCGCGCATCTGCTGACCTTGGGCCGCGCGCGGCCGGGCCAGA
This portion of the Paracoccus sp. N5 genome encodes:
- the metZ gene encoding O-succinylhomoserine sulfhydrylase; amino-acid sequence: MSDKPLHPRTRAIHHGIRRSQYGEMAEALFMTQGFAYDSAEQAEARFIKAGPDEFIYARYGNPTSRMFEDRIASLEGTEDAFATASGMAAVNGALMCFAKPGDHIVSSRALFGSCLYVLDVLARFGVEVSYVDGTDLDQWRAAIRPDTRAVFFESVSNPTLEVVDIAGVAALARAVGALVVVDNVFATPVYSRAVEQGADVVVYSTTKHIDGSGRCLGGVICGTRQFVREVAEPYLKHTGAAISPFNAWLMLNGLNTLDLRVRAQTDSALALARALQDMAGVSRVVYPGLPDHPQYDLVQRQMGAGGTMIAVDVGSKAAAFAAMDRMRVFEISNNLGDAKSIVTHPATTTHSRLTPEVREGLGITPGLLRLSVGLEHADDLIDDLRQALA